A stretch of Methanosphaerula palustris E1-9c DNA encodes these proteins:
- a CDS encoding DUF2070 family protein: protein MGASTDVTIARLTKYLFTAPSWRRSLFIIVLLGLIVDGASIRLGAHGQFLGTLAFTLPALVATLLTKPLINRLGKQITWNRSALLAMACTVFCVIITLCSALASFNLVPLLFACGLGFIFAIRLLVLVAIADYRVPRMVVPALIQPAVGVIVGTLWFSQPFFLFSVVLVLVFGLGCVALIWLIERPLYKAFHIKGLNFINAFIAHNTDGSRSMEDFFREIGEEVYVPQVSLFFKRNEKNGVIMTVPNVHPGPMGEIGGGNLPKVMTRSFTETVLVPHGCATHDFNLVSESEVSKLVDAVKATQAGLEYEGRASIAYRVTFGSVDLMYQRFGETILIVSTRSPAKTEDLDFPLGLAIMAEGRRVYKHVVFIDGHNCMTEITSPVMAGSLIATEYLRAVRTAVEAAAKVPQRMVKVGVAEVPIPFTREQGFGDLGVQVLVVEVDDQQTAYVLLDGNNIEAGVREVIRDAVLEIVDEAEVMTTDSHVVNTITGKNPIGLNVPVAEFLPFILRGVDEAIADLSTAEVAASTACCEQVVVFGSNRIAQLACTVNAMLVYIAPLSFAILLLAFLLSLFAYRALL from the coding sequence ATGGGTGCGTCCACTGATGTCACGATCGCCAGGCTGACCAAGTATCTCTTTACGGCCCCGTCCTGGCGCCGGTCTCTTTTCATCATCGTCCTGCTCGGGTTGATTGTCGACGGGGCGTCGATACGACTCGGTGCCCATGGTCAGTTTCTTGGGACCCTCGCATTCACGCTGCCAGCCCTGGTGGCGACGCTGCTGACCAAACCGCTGATCAACCGCCTTGGCAAGCAGATAACCTGGAACCGGTCGGCACTGCTCGCGATGGCCTGCACGGTCTTCTGCGTGATCATCACGCTCTGCTCGGCGCTCGCCTCGTTCAATTTGGTGCCGCTCCTCTTCGCCTGTGGTCTGGGTTTCATCTTTGCGATCCGGCTGCTGGTGCTGGTCGCGATCGCCGATTACCGGGTGCCCCGGATGGTCGTGCCGGCGCTGATCCAGCCGGCGGTCGGGGTGATCGTCGGGACGCTCTGGTTTTCGCAGCCGTTCTTCCTCTTCTCGGTGGTGCTGGTGCTGGTCTTCGGGCTCGGGTGCGTCGCCCTGATCTGGCTGATTGAGCGGCCACTGTACAAGGCGTTCCATATCAAAGGATTGAACTTCATCAACGCGTTCATCGCCCACAATACCGACGGCTCCCGTTCGATGGAGGATTTCTTCCGGGAGATCGGGGAGGAGGTCTATGTCCCGCAGGTCAGTCTCTTCTTCAAGCGGAACGAGAAGAACGGGGTGATCATGACGGTGCCGAACGTCCACCCCGGGCCGATGGGGGAGATCGGCGGCGGAAATCTGCCGAAGGTGATGACCCGCTCGTTCACGGAGACGGTGCTGGTCCCGCACGGGTGTGCGACACATGACTTCAACCTGGTCTCTGAGAGCGAGGTCTCGAAGCTGGTGGACGCGGTCAAGGCGACCCAGGCCGGTCTCGAATATGAAGGGCGGGCGTCGATCGCCTACCGGGTCACGTTCGGGTCGGTGGATCTGATGTACCAGCGGTTCGGGGAGACGATCCTGATCGTCTCGACCCGTTCGCCGGCGAAGACCGAGGACCTGGACTTTCCGCTGGGTCTCGCGATCATGGCTGAGGGGAGGCGGGTGTACAAACACGTCGTCTTCATCGACGGGCACAACTGTATGACCGAGATCACGTCGCCGGTGATGGCCGGGTCGTTGATTGCGACCGAGTACCTCCGGGCGGTCCGGACCGCGGTGGAAGCCGCGGCGAAGGTTCCGCAGCGGATGGTGAAGGTCGGGGTCGCCGAGGTGCCGATCCCGTTCACCCGCGAGCAGGGGTTCGGGGACCTCGGCGTCCAGGTGCTGGTCGTGGAGGTGGACGATCAGCAGACCGCCTATGTCCTCCTCGACGGGAACAACATCGAGGCCGGCGTCCGCGAGGTGATCCGCGATGCGGTGCTGGAGATCGTCGACGAGGCCGAGGTGATGACGACCGATTCGCATGTCGTCAACACGATCACCGGCAAGAATCCGATCGGGCTGAACGTGCCGGTCGCAGAGTTTCTGCCGTTCATTCTGCGTGGGGTCGATGAGGCGATCGCGGACCTGTCGACCGCCGAGGTGGCGGCGTCGACGGCCTGCTGCGAGCAGGTGGTGGTCTTCGGGTCGAACCGGATCGCCCAGCTAGCCTGCACGGTGAACGCGATGCTGGTCTACATCGCGCCGCTCTCGTTTGCGATCCTGCTGCTGGCCTTCCTCCTTTCGCTCTTTGCGTACCGGGCGCTGCTCTAG
- a CDS encoding bacteriohemerythrin has protein sequence MDWTDDLSVGVTEIDNQHKRLIELINKLHDAMKAGQGKQMLETTLQELAAYTVYHFQAEEKYMVEYNYPRYHAHKIEHDAFVKKVTDFQKDFVDNRLGLTLDLMKFLKDWVNNHIKSTDKQYTALFNKSGLV, from the coding sequence ATGGACTGGACCGACGATCTGAGTGTCGGGGTAACGGAGATCGACAACCAGCATAAGCGTCTCATCGAACTTATCAACAAACTGCACGATGCGATGAAGGCCGGGCAGGGGAAACAGATGCTGGAGACGACCCTTCAGGAGCTCGCCGCTTACACCGTCTATCACTTCCAGGCCGAGGAGAAGTACATGGTGGAATACAACTATCCCCGGTATCATGCGCATAAGATCGAGCACGATGCCTTTGTGAAGAAGGTCACCGATTTCCAGAAGGACTTTGTCGACAACCGGCTCGGTCTCACCCTCGACCTCATGAAGTTCCTCAAGGACTGGGTGAACAATCACATCAAGTCGACGGATAAACAGTACACGGCTCTCTTCAACAAGAGCGGGCTTGTGTGA
- a CDS encoding M48 metallopeptidase family protein, whose translation MISPESFKQLVGEWAKICNVEIKEIHLRKMKNKWASCSSRGRLTFDPAILQQSKDERKKIIVHELLHLKYPNHGKMFRALLNAYTADKEID comes from the coding sequence ATGATCTCACCAGAATCCTTCAAACAATTGGTTGGTGAATGGGCGAAAATCTGCAATGTCGAAATAAAAGAGATCCACCTGCGCAAAATGAAAAATAAGTGGGCGAGCTGTTCAAGCAGAGGCAGATTAACATTCGACCCGGCAATTTTACAACAATCCAAAGACGAACGGAAAAAGATCATTGTCCATGAACTGCTTCACCTGAAATATCCCAATCACGGCAAGATGTTCCGGGCGCTGTTGAATGCATATACTGCTGACAAAGAAATTGATTAA
- a CDS encoding type I restriction endonuclease subunit R, with amino-acid sequence MTLGGERGSVQNPFIDYAESKKWEYVPKDRATAIRGGTTGILFKEIFIEQICRLNDSFMTRELATELIKRIGRIPPTIEGNLVAWEYLKGIKTIFVPAEKRERNVQFIDTKDIENNTFHVTDEFSFTNGSKTIHEDVVFLVNGIPVFFVEAKAAHKKEGIAEALDQIRRYHRECPELLAILQIYALTHIIRYYYSATWNTSKKTLFNWKDEAGGNFETLVKTFCDRKRFLTLLSDGILFTRQDEELKKVILRQHQMRAVDKLLGRAQDAWKKRGLVWHTQGSGKTYTMIVAAQKILGEPVFGNPTVIMLVDRNELETQLFGNLTSAGIGNVEVAGSKKDLRELLAADHRGLIVSMIHKFEGMPEEINTRDTIFILVDEAHRTTTGTLGNYLMGALPNATYIGFTGTPIDRTAYGQGTFITFGRDDPPYGYLDKYSIAESISDGTTVPLHYTLAPNDLLVDRQTLEQEFLDLAETEGISDVTELNKVLEKAVNLRNMMKSPERVPKVAQFVADHFRNNVEPMGYKAFFVAVDREACALYKKELDKHLPLQYSEVIYSPNPKDDDNLRAYYHTDEDEKRIRKAFRSPEKDPKILIVTEKLLTGFDAPVLYCMYLDKPMRDHVLLQAIARVNRPFEDEEGRKKPSGFVLDIVGIFNNLKKALAFDSSDIEGIIDDLDVLKKQFTRLMGQEAQQYLGLARGKKRDKAVEAVLEYFLNEEIRQTFYAFFHELSDIYEILSPDAFLRPYLDDVDKLAKMYRMVRENFDPGISVDREFSRKVARLVQDHTVSSEIGNPGGIYEINDKVIWYINEQPDSDIEKVFNLTKGISHLVQKQAEESPYLISIGEKADAVIQLYKDRQNTTQETLAELKTIIEEINAARLEQEKRNIPMAEFSIFWLLNKAGVSDPETKAHEMKNILNHYPHWRISEQQARDVKQELYSIILHSETRDIKEIKKIIDQIMKVLNRVVT; translated from the coding sequence ATGACACTCGGCGGCGAACGGGGGTCGGTGCAGAATCCGTTCATCGACTATGCAGAATCCAAAAAATGGGAATATGTCCCGAAGGACCGGGCCACAGCAATACGGGGCGGCACCACCGGCATCTTGTTCAAAGAGATCTTCATCGAACAGATCTGCCGGCTCAACGACTCCTTCATGACCCGTGAGCTCGCCACCGAACTCATAAAACGGATCGGGCGCATCCCTCCCACCATCGAAGGAAACCTCGTGGCATGGGAATATCTCAAAGGAATAAAAACAATCTTTGTCCCTGCAGAGAAACGGGAACGCAATGTCCAGTTCATCGACACCAAGGATATCGAGAACAACACCTTCCATGTCACAGACGAGTTTTCGTTCACCAACGGTTCTAAGACGATCCACGAGGATGTCGTCTTCCTCGTCAACGGGATCCCGGTCTTCTTTGTCGAGGCAAAGGCAGCCCACAAGAAGGAGGGGATCGCGGAAGCCCTCGACCAGATCCGACGTTACCACCGCGAATGCCCCGAACTGCTCGCCATCCTCCAGATCTACGCCCTCACCCACATCATCCGGTATTATTACAGTGCCACCTGGAATACCTCAAAGAAGACACTCTTCAACTGGAAGGATGAAGCCGGCGGGAATTTCGAGACACTGGTCAAGACCTTCTGTGACCGGAAACGGTTCCTCACCCTGCTCAGCGACGGGATTCTTTTCACCAGACAGGATGAGGAGTTAAAGAAAGTCATTCTCCGCCAGCACCAGATGCGGGCCGTCGACAAGCTGCTCGGACGGGCACAGGATGCCTGGAAGAAACGCGGCCTTGTCTGGCACACGCAGGGATCGGGCAAGACCTACACGATGATCGTAGCGGCACAGAAGATACTCGGTGAACCGGTCTTTGGGAACCCGACCGTGATCATGCTCGTGGACCGGAACGAGCTCGAAACCCAGCTCTTCGGTAACCTCACCTCTGCCGGCATTGGAAATGTCGAAGTCGCAGGGAGCAAAAAGGATCTGCGAGAACTCCTCGCAGCTGATCACCGGGGCCTCATCGTCTCAATGATCCATAAGTTTGAGGGGATGCCGGAAGAGATCAATACCCGGGACACGATCTTCATCCTCGTGGACGAAGCCCATCGCACCACCACCGGCACACTCGGTAACTACCTCATGGGTGCACTCCCGAATGCCACCTACATCGGGTTCACCGGCACCCCCATCGACAGGACCGCATACGGACAGGGGACCTTCATCACGTTCGGGCGAGACGACCCACCATACGGTTACCTCGACAAGTACAGTATCGCAGAGTCCATCAGTGACGGGACCACCGTCCCGCTCCACTACACCCTCGCTCCCAACGATCTGCTCGTCGACCGTCAGACCCTCGAACAGGAATTCCTTGACCTGGCCGAGACGGAAGGTATCAGCGATGTCACGGAGCTCAACAAAGTCCTTGAAAAAGCGGTCAACCTCCGAAATATGATGAAGAGTCCGGAACGGGTGCCGAAAGTGGCGCAGTTCGTGGCAGATCACTTCCGGAACAATGTGGAGCCCATGGGATACAAGGCGTTTTTTGTCGCTGTCGACCGGGAGGCCTGTGCACTCTACAAAAAGGAACTCGACAAACATCTCCCCCTGCAGTACTCGGAAGTCATCTACAGTCCAAATCCCAAGGATGATGACAATCTCCGAGCGTATTATCATACTGATGAGGATGAAAAACGCATCCGTAAGGCGTTCCGGAGCCCGGAAAAAGACCCGAAGATCCTCATTGTTACGGAAAAACTCCTCACAGGGTTTGATGCCCCCGTTCTCTACTGTATGTATCTCGACAAACCGATGCGGGATCATGTCCTCCTGCAGGCAATTGCCCGCGTGAACAGGCCGTTTGAAGATGAAGAAGGACGCAAAAAACCTTCTGGGTTCGTACTCGATATTGTCGGGATCTTCAATAACCTCAAAAAAGCGCTCGCCTTTGATTCCAGTGATATCGAAGGTATCATCGATGATCTGGACGTTCTTAAAAAACAGTTCACCCGGCTGATGGGACAGGAAGCACAACAGTATCTCGGGCTTGCCAGAGGAAAGAAACGCGACAAGGCAGTCGAAGCCGTGCTTGAATATTTCCTGAACGAAGAAATCCGCCAAACATTCTACGCATTCTTCCACGAACTCTCGGATATCTACGAAATCCTCTCCCCCGATGCGTTCCTGAGACCGTACCTCGACGATGTGGACAAACTAGCGAAAATGTACCGCATGGTCCGGGAAAATTTTGATCCCGGTATCTCAGTTGACCGGGAGTTCTCCCGCAAGGTGGCTCGACTCGTACAGGACCATACCGTCAGCAGCGAGATCGGGAACCCAGGCGGAATCTATGAGATTAACGACAAGGTTATCTGGTATATCAATGAGCAACCGGATTCAGACATCGAAAAGGTCTTCAATCTAACCAAAGGGATTTCTCATCTCGTACAGAAACAAGCAGAAGAATCTCCTTACCTCATCTCCATTGGTGAAAAGGCGGATGCGGTGATCCAACTCTACAAGGACCGCCAGAATACTACGCAGGAAACCCTCGCTGAACTCAAGACGATCATTGAAGAGATCAACGCAGCTCGTCTCGAACAGGAGAAGCGTAATATCCCCATGGCAGAATTCTCCATCTTCTGGCTTCTCAACAAAGCTGGTGTTAGCGATCCGGAAACGAAAGCCCATGAAATGAAGAATATTCTGAACCACTATCCCCACTGGAGAATCAGCGAACAACAGGCTCGCGATGTGAAACAGGAATTGTATTCGATAATTCTGCATTCCGAAACCCGTGACATCAAAGAGATCAAAAAGATCATTGACCAGATCATGAAAGTTCTCAATCGGGTAGTTACATGA
- a CDS encoding restriction endonuclease — translation MTLWMVRSGRYGEREDFALENKVAVIGWNELPDLSKIETREQLRALLEKTYPDDKPKTLINWESQIWRFLHDIAIGDLIAMPLKGRSSIAFGKITGPYSYQKNFPENARHSRKIEWKREIPRDRFDQDLLYSLGAFMTVCRIQRNNAEERILELLEGKTPSGKIKAGEQKPPEAEGDVELVLNIEEMATDQLRELISRKFRGHDLTRLVGAILEAQGYTISIAKPGADGGVDIIAGKGALGFDHPRLVVQVKSSDSPCDVKIVRELQGVMKNFQAEHGLLVSWGGYSGAVPKETATKFFEIRLWNADDLIQMIQTNYDKIPDEIKADLPLKRIWILVPEEE, via the coding sequence ATGACACTCTGGATGGTTCGCAGTGGCCGGTATGGTGAACGGGAAGATTTTGCCCTTGAAAATAAAGTCGCCGTCATCGGCTGGAATGAATTGCCGGACCTCTCAAAGATCGAGACCCGGGAACAACTGCGAGCACTCCTTGAAAAAACCTATCCAGACGATAAACCCAAGACTCTCATCAACTGGGAAAGCCAGATCTGGCGCTTTCTGCATGACATAGCGATCGGGGATCTGATCGCAATGCCCCTGAAGGGCAGGTCTTCTATTGCATTCGGAAAGATTACTGGACCTTACAGTTATCAAAAGAATTTTCCAGAGAATGCACGCCACAGTCGCAAGATTGAATGGAAAAGAGAGATTCCCCGCGACAGGTTCGATCAGGATCTCCTCTATTCGCTCGGCGCATTCATGACCGTATGCCGGATTCAGCGGAACAATGCCGAAGAACGAATTCTGGAATTATTGGAAGGAAAGACTCCATCAGGGAAAATAAAGGCAGGAGAACAAAAACCCCCAGAAGCCGAGGGGGATGTTGAGCTTGTTCTCAATATTGAGGAGATGGCAACAGACCAGCTCCGGGAACTGATCAGCAGGAAATTCCGGGGCCATGATTTAACCCGGCTCGTCGGCGCTATTCTTGAGGCCCAGGGATACACAATAAGTATCGCGAAACCCGGCGCAGACGGGGGTGTCGACATCATTGCAGGAAAAGGTGCGCTGGGGTTTGATCATCCCCGTCTGGTTGTTCAGGTCAAGTCCAGCGACAGTCCGTGTGATGTGAAGATTGTACGGGAACTGCAGGGGGTAATGAAAAATTTCCAGGCTGAACATGGCTTGCTGGTATCATGGGGTGGCTACAGCGGGGCGGTGCCAAAAGAGACGGCAACCAAATTTTTCGAGATCAGACTCTGGAATGCGGATGATCTCATCCAGATGATCCAGACCAACTATGATAAAATTCCTGATGAAATCAAAGCGGATCTGCCATTAAAGCGGATCTGGATCCTTGTTCCGGAAGAGGAGTGA
- a CDS encoding restriction endonuclease subunit S, which produces MQEAKEKTDAVIAATKALKAAMMKHLFTYGPVRLEDAERVTLKDTDIGCYPERWREGRFDEFILLQRGYDITKDEQHDGIVPVVSSSGIKSFHNESRANGPGVVIGRKGTLGKVFYVDCPYWPHDTSLWVKDFKGNNPKFVYYLLTTLNLKSLDTGTSNPTLNRNYVHALKIAMPNIEDQKIIVEILSSIDKKTATEQSRKEALEILFASLLHDLMTVKIRVKNIA; this is translated from the coding sequence GTGCAGGAAGCAAAAGAGAAGACCGATGCCGTGATCGCGGCGACGAAAGCGCTTAAGGCGGCGATGATGAAGCACCTGTTCACGTACGGTCCGGTGCGACTGGAGGATGCGGAGCGAGTAACGCTTAAGGACACAGATATCGGATGTTACCCAGAAAGATGGAGAGAGGGACGCTTTGATGAATTCATTTTGCTTCAAAGAGGTTATGACATAACAAAGGATGAACAACATGACGGGATTGTTCCGGTTGTTTCATCTTCAGGTATTAAAAGTTTTCACAATGAATCTCGTGCAAATGGTCCTGGTGTGGTAATAGGACGAAAAGGAACACTTGGAAAGGTCTTTTACGTTGATTGTCCTTATTGGCCACACGATACATCACTTTGGGTGAAGGACTTCAAAGGGAATAATCCAAAATTTGTTTATTATTTACTTACAACGCTGAATCTGAAATCACTAGATACAGGAACGTCGAACCCGACACTCAATAGAAATTATGTGCATGCTTTGAAAATTGCCATGCCTAATATAGAGGATCAAAAAATTATTGTTGAAATCCTCTCCTCAATCGACAAAAAAACCGCCACCGAACAATCTCGCAAAGAAGCACTCGAAATCCTGTTCGCATCGCTTCTGCATGATCTCATGACCGTGAAGATACGGGTTAAGAATATCGCTTGA
- a CDS encoding restriction endonuclease subunit S, whose amino-acid sequence MTNLGVFPETWQIKKIGDLFNVQQGISMSPARRNGPNKHPFLRTLNVFWSGIDLKTLDYMDLSEKEIGKLNLLPGDLLVCEGGDIGRSAIWRGELESCGYQNHIHRLRVKNCDVYPEFVVFWMQAAIKILGFYQDEGNKTTIPNLSQSRLKNFDIPHSPNNTPSPPPSTPCRKQKRRPMP is encoded by the coding sequence GTGACGAATTTAGGAGTATTTCCGGAAACGTGGCAAATAAAAAAAATTGGGGATTTATTCAACGTACAGCAAGGGATATCAATGTCCCCGGCACGGAGGAATGGACCAAACAAACACCCATTTCTCAGAACCCTGAACGTTTTTTGGAGTGGTATTGATTTAAAGACACTCGATTATATGGATCTTTCAGAGAAGGAGATTGGAAAACTGAATTTATTACCTGGGGATCTTTTAGTCTGCGAAGGTGGAGATATCGGAAGGAGTGCGATTTGGCGAGGTGAACTCGAATCCTGTGGTTATCAGAATCACATCCATCGATTACGTGTTAAGAATTGTGATGTATATCCGGAATTTGTAGTGTTCTGGATGCAGGCAGCGATAAAAATTCTTGGATTTTATCAAGACGAAGGGAACAAAACAACGATTCCAAATCTTTCACAATCCCGTCTGAAAAATTTCGATATCCCCCACTCCCCGAACAACACGCCATCGCCACCACCCTCCACACCGTGCAGGAAGCAAAAGAGAAGACCGATGCCGTGA
- a CDS encoding SIR2 family protein: MPDQNDTLINLSFSMHSGPGTLSLLLGSGISQGAGIPTGWDIVLDLIQKLATLEGEPNIENPEQWFKEKYHEDPKYSFLIERIAPTKTDRRNLLKKYIEPNEEEREQGKKVPTHSHKAIAQLVKIGAVRVILTTNIDQLLETALKDIGVTPIVIFNEDSLEGAMPYVHSECTIIKLHGDYLDTRIKNTPEELAQYSEKMNAFLDRIFEEFGLVICGWSAKWDIALRDALDRRHNWRFSTYWAHRRDLSIDASNLKNHLHAIPIQIENADKFFQKLSENIEALTTFERPHPLSVPLAIALVKKFVSEDKYRVQLHDLIQQEMNKLCRELNSDRFKTEGLTITNENFKVEFQKRIREYEEILPKIIGIFSTATYFDNGNTQKIISKNIERLAQRPHENGQFIDLQRYPALLLLYSIGVTSIESENYETLAALLLTKKYNDYGRTESIPKILNVWEIFSNCPNKWIPQDNVNNSETLSSDYLLNELHKPLSHLIPDYHQFERSFNIFEYILGLVYLDLENPVLPNGQRWVPIGRFSWCYNRTYKYSKIPTPIDDFLQKGIAEEKNWGFLKAGFFNGSPERFDECKTAFDNYLGQVRSKLQ; this comes from the coding sequence ATGCCTGATCAAAACGATACCCTGATTAATCTCTCATTTTCAATGCACTCTGGCCCAGGCACTTTATCTCTTCTTCTCGGCTCTGGGATATCACAGGGTGCTGGAATTCCTACGGGTTGGGATATCGTTCTTGATCTCATACAGAAACTAGCGACTCTTGAAGGCGAGCCCAATATCGAAAATCCAGAACAATGGTTTAAAGAGAAATATCATGAAGACCCAAAATATTCATTCCTGATTGAAAGGATTGCACCAACGAAAACCGATCGAAGGAATTTATTAAAAAAATATATTGAGCCAAACGAAGAAGAGCGAGAGCAGGGTAAGAAAGTCCCCACTCACTCCCATAAAGCAATTGCACAACTCGTAAAAATTGGTGCTGTTCGTGTCATTCTGACAACAAATATTGATCAATTACTCGAAACCGCATTGAAGGACATAGGAGTCACACCAATCGTTATTTTTAACGAGGATTCGCTTGAAGGAGCGATGCCTTATGTCCATTCAGAGTGTACAATCATTAAGCTCCATGGCGATTATCTGGACACCAGAATTAAAAATACTCCAGAAGAACTCGCCCAATACAGTGAGAAAATGAATGCCTTTCTCGATAGAATTTTTGAGGAATTTGGTCTGGTTATCTGCGGCTGGTCAGCAAAATGGGATATCGCTTTGCGAGATGCACTTGATCGAAGACATAATTGGCGATTCTCTACATATTGGGCACACCGGCGAGATTTGAGCATCGATGCTTCGAACTTGAAAAATCATCTTCATGCAATTCCAATACAAATCGAAAATGCAGACAAATTTTTCCAAAAACTTTCGGAAAATATCGAGGCATTAACGACATTTGAACGTCCTCATCCTCTTTCTGTTCCGTTAGCAATTGCCCTTGTAAAAAAATTTGTTTCTGAGGATAAGTATCGCGTTCAGCTTCATGACTTAATCCAACAGGAAATGAATAAATTATGTCGGGAACTCAACTCTGATCGATTTAAAACAGAGGGGCTCACGATTACTAATGAAAATTTTAAAGTTGAATTTCAGAAGCGAATTCGGGAATATGAAGAAATATTACCAAAGATTATTGGAATTTTTAGCACTGCGACGTATTTCGACAATGGCAATACCCAAAAAATCATTTCCAAGAATATCGAAAGGCTGGCACAACGACCTCATGAAAATGGCCAGTTTATAGATCTCCAACGATATCCTGCTCTCCTATTATTGTATTCAATCGGAGTTACCTCAATAGAATCTGAAAATTATGAGACTCTTGCAGCACTTCTGCTGACTAAAAAATATAACGATTATGGAAGAACAGAATCAATTCCAAAAATTCTGAATGTGTGGGAGATCTTCTCCAATTGCCCAAATAAATGGATTCCACAGGATAATGTGAATAATTCTGAAACTCTTTCAAGTGACTATTTACTAAATGAATTACACAAACCCTTGAGTCATCTAATTCCCGACTACCACCAGTTTGAAAGATCATTCAACATCTTCGAGTACATTTTAGGGTTGGTTTATCTTGATTTAGAAAACCCTGTTTTACCGAATGGACAACGTTGGGTTCCCATAGGAAGATTCAGTTGGTGCTATAATCGAACGTATAAATATTCAAAAATCCCAACCCCGATTGATGATTTTCTCCAAAAAGGAATTGCTGAAGAGAAAAATTGGGGATTTTTAAAAGCAGGTTTTTTTAATGGATCTCCTGAAAGATTTGATGAATGCAAAACTGCGTTTGATAACTATTTAGGGCAAGTCAGATCTAAATTGCAATAA